A stretch of DNA from Candidatus Zixiibacteriota bacterium:
TGCGGCGATTTATTCTAAATATATCTATCAGGAACATGGCAAAAATTAAAGTCCCGATTGCCCCCAGTTCGGCAATAACCTGAATATAGAGATTATGGGGATTGAGATATACTCCGAACCTTTCCACCCTCGCCCAGGCAAATGCCCCGGCACCGACACCTGTCAAAGGATGCGTGACGAATAATTCCAGCCCGTCTTTCCAGGCCTTGACTCTATTCTCCGAGGAAGCATCAAGATTGTCATCCAATATCGATGAATACCTCGCCCTGCTGTCCTCTCCGAGGTTCATCCACCCGGCTATCAACAGAAAAGCAAGCGCCACTGCCATAACCAGTTTGTGACGAGATTGCCACCAGATAAATCCGAGTATGGCCAGAAACCCCAGAAGTCCGCCCCGGGAGCCGGTGATGATGAGAGTCCAGAAAAAGAGGATCAGGATCGCGCCCATGATCGCCTTCTTCCAGAACGCCTTATAGTGGAGGAACAGGTAATAGACGAAGGGAATAACCGTGTTCATGGTTATGGCGATGCCGTTGAAATTATCCATGGTCGAATTGATCCCTTTAGCACGGTTCAACCCCTGATTGAAAATGGCCCGCCCATGATAGAAACCATAGGTGACATCGAAGGCCATCTTGGCATTGACAATTATAAACAGCCAGAAAAATATTTCCAATCTTTTCTTGGAATCAATCTGGAGAATAATCAGCAGGTAAAAGATGCCGAGCTTCAGCATATCCATAAGGCTGTTGGTGGTGCAATCCTTGCAGGCGGAAAAAGCCAGCGAAAGGAACATCGCCCCCAGAAGCAGCAGAAAATCGGTGTTGAGTTTGCTATCGGGTATGGTGAACTGGCCATAACGGAATTTGTTCTTCAGAAGGGTGAGAAAAGAAAGCGATGCGCCCAGCACGAGCTCCAGCCGAATCGTATTCAAAACCGTATAGGTCTCGCCCGGCCGGATCAAAAAGACCACCAGATAGACCATCAACCCGAAATAATCGTATTTGATCATCAGGAATATGACCAGCATTCCGCCGATCGCGACAAGCAAATAGCGGGGATCGACAATGCAGGCCAGAACGGCCACCAGAACGCACAACAATATCAATCCGCTAAGCAACAAATGGCGCGAGGTAATGGCCAGCCCGGTTTTATTTGCTTTAAAAGGTTCAGACATTTTCCTGCAAAATCCTCACTAATTAATTAGCGGCATTGTCTCTCAATCTATTTTCCCCGAGCGGCCGCCATGGTCTCCAAAATTTCGGCGAGGCGACCGGTCAGCTTCGCTCGGTCGATATCCTCAATATAGCGATATTTCCTTTTTCGCGCAGGATCCTTCCGCCAATCTTTGTAAATTCTGCCGAGCAGGTCTTTCATGGCATCTTTGTCCGGGATGGAAAGCGAGAATCCGGCCTCATATTTTTTTATTAGTTCGGTGGTCACACCCTCCGGCGCCAGGGCAAGAATCCGCGCCCCCGAGGCGAGATACTCGAACAACTTGGCCGGTATGACATTCCGGTTCTGCTCGCGGAATCCAAGCAAAAGCAAGAGATAATCGGCCTGATGATAAATCGGCAGAAGCTGGTCTCGCGGAATAAAACCATGGAAAAAGATGATTCCTTCCAACTCCAATTCCTTTAACCAGAGAGTATAATCATAGTCATAATTGCCATAGAAATCCACCTGAAGCGTGCCGCGGTCGATCCCGGCATCTCTTATCCAGAGCGACAGACTCTCCAGAAAAAATACGGGATTGAAAAAACTATAGAGAGTCCCGGTATATAGAAATCTCATTTTCTCTTCGCCTATCCTGGGGAATTCCCGGTTGAGGTCGATTTCCTCATAGTCGAAACCGTTGGTAATGGTAAACGTCTTGTTTTGCAACATCCCGCCCAGATGGTTTTGCATCTGACGGGTGAACCCGGGCGAGGCGGTCATGACACCGGCCGCTTTGCGCAAAACCCGACGCTCCCAGGATGCATCGTATCTGCGAATGTACTCCGGGTATCCCCGCTGGTCATAGTTGTGATTTAAAGTCCAGAGGTCGCGGAAATCAACCAGGTGCGGCAATCCGGTAAGGCGGGCAAGAAGTGAGGCCAGAATATGGGACGATACCGGCGGCGAAGTTGACATGATAATCGAGACTTTTTCCAGGCGAATTGCCCGAAGAC
This window harbors:
- a CDS encoding O-antigen ligase family protein gives rise to the protein MSEPFKANKTGLAITSRHLLLSGLILLCVLVAVLACIVDPRYLLVAIGGMLVIFLMIKYDYFGLMVYLVVFLIRPGETYTVLNTIRLELVLGASLSFLTLLKNKFRYGQFTIPDSKLNTDFLLLLGAMFLSLAFSACKDCTTNSLMDMLKLGIFYLLIILQIDSKKRLEIFFWLFIIVNAKMAFDVTYGFYHGRAIFNQGLNRAKGINSTMDNFNGIAITMNTVIPFVYYLFLHYKAFWKKAIMGAILILFFWTLIITGSRGGLLGFLAILGFIWWQSRHKLVMAVALAFLLIAGWMNLGEDSRARYSSILDDNLDASSENRVKAWKDGLELFVTHPLTGVGAGAFAWARVERFGVYLNPHNLYIQVIAELGAIGTLIFAMFLIDIFRINRRIIKKVQVRGSPHARLEPFARATIIACLSLLVTGVFAHSAYRYTWYLLAALTVVSQQFARME
- a CDS encoding glycosyltransferase is translated as MKKVLIVSYVFPPMAAVGGQRALNFCKFLPRYGWTPVVLTIKGGIKISWDETPLQKIPETIIYRSAIFEPKAWWESRHHGPRPTFKPKNENSRSGCAPPKLSLLRRLKRFIRFMLSVPDAGIFWVPLGLWKGLRAIRLEKVSIIMSTSPPVSSHILASLLARLTGLPHLVDFRDLWTLNHNYDQRGYPEYIRRYDASWERRVLRKAAGVMTASPGFTRQMQNHLGGMLQNKTFTITNGFDYEEIDLNREFPRIGEEKMRFLYTGTLYSFFNPVFFLESLSLWIRDAGIDRGTLQVDFYGNYDYDYTLWLKELELEGIIFFHGFIPRDQLLPIYHQADYLLLLLGFREQNRNVIPAKLFEYLASGARILALAPEGVTTELIKKYEAGFSLSIPDKDAMKDLLGRIYKDWRKDPARKRKYRYIEDIDRAKLTGRLAEILETMAAARGK